The Sesamum indicum cultivar Zhongzhi No. 13 linkage group LG2, S_indicum_v1.0, whole genome shotgun sequence genome contains a region encoding:
- the LOC105180006 gene encoding 2-oxoisovalerate dehydrogenase subunit alpha 1, mitochondrial isoform X1, whose product MHLICHYIHEPLYMFSPITHTHTQHKHLVSNLFWKRFFPMSICRLARSRTITRFLKTKICPFEIHERLITPNYSFFHACSSYKTLAGNFTRKPHELWDKTANILAFRRFESARAGEQAEAVSYTDDDEDENQSIDFPGGRVTFTPQIKFISESTDKRVPCYRVLDDDGYPFAGSRSEQVDKETALKMYKSMVTLQIMDHIFYEAQRQGRISFYMTSMGEEAINIATAAALSPDDIILPQYREPGILLWRGFTIEEFANQLFGTKNDAGKGRQMPVHYGSKKHNFVTVSSPIATQLPQAAGIAYSLKMDNKEACAVAFTGDGGTSEGDFHAGLNFAAVMEAPVLFICRNNGWAISTPISDQFRSDGVVVKGQAYGIRSIRIDGNDTLAVYSAIRAAREMVIREQKPILVEALTYRVGHHSTSDDSTKYRPLNEIEYWKTARNPLGRYRKWVQRNGWWTDEEETELRGSIRKQVMNAIQVADKTEKPSLKELFTDVYDRLPLNLHEQEKSLRETIKRHEQDFPADVPL is encoded by the exons ATGCATTTAATTTGTCATTACATACACGAACCCCTCTATATGTTCTCACccataacacacacacacacacaacacaaacATTTGGTTTCGAATCTTTTTTGGAAACGATTTTTCCCAATGTCTATCTGCAGACTTGCAAGATCAAGGACCATAACACGTTTTCTCAAGACAAAGATTTGTCCCTTTGAGATTCATGAGAGGTTGATTACTCCAAATTATTCCTTCTTTCATGCCTGCTCTTCTTACAAGACCTTGGCTGGTAATTTCACCAGAAAACCACATGAATTGTGGGATAAGACAGCCAACATTCTGGCTTTCCGGCGGTTTGAATCAGCCAGAGCTGGGGAACAAGCAGAAGCAGTATCTTAtactgatgatgatgaggatgaaAACCAG TCCATTGATTTTCCTGGTGGAAGGGTCACATTTACTCCTCAAATAAAGTTCATTTCGGAGTCCACTGACAAAAGAGTTCCTTGCTATCGCGTtcttgatgatgatggttATCCCTTTGCAGGCAGCAGATCTGAGCAG GTGGACAAAGAAACAGCATTGAAGATGTACAAAAGCATGGTGACCCTTCAGATAATGGATCATATTTTCTATGAAGCTCAAAGACAAGGGAGGATATCGTTTTACATGACCTCAATGGGAGAAGAGGCCATCAATATTGCCACTGCTGCTGCACTCTCACCAGATGACATTATATTGCCTCAG TATCGGGAGCCTGGGATACTCTTGTGGCGTGGGTTCACGATTGAAGAATTTGCCAACCAATTGTTTGGAACGAAAAATGATGCTGGTAAAGGCAGGCAAATGCCTGTGCATTATGGTTCTAAGAAACATAATTTCGTCACTGTTTCATCACCTATTGC AACGCAGCTGCCTCAGGCTGCTGGCATTGCTTACTCTCTTAAGATGGATAACAAGGAGGCATGTGCAGTCGCTTTCACGGGAGATGGAGGCACGAGTGAG GGAGATTTCCATGCTGGCTTGAATTTTGCAGCAGTTATGGAAGCTCCTGTTTTGTTCATTTGCCGCAACAATGGATGGGCCATAAGCACCCCAATATCAGACCAGTTCAGAA GTGATGGTGTCGTTGTTAAGGGCCAAGCATATGGAATCCGTAGTATACGGATAGATGGAAATGATACTCTTGCTGTTTATAGTGCAATTCGTGCAGCTCGAGAAATGGTCATACGCGAGCAGAAGCCGATACTAGTTGAG GCCCTAACGTATCGAGTAGGTCACCACTCAACATCAGATGATTCCACCAAATACCGACCACTGAATGAGATTGAATACTGGAAAACAGCTCGAAACCCATTGGGCCGATACAGAAAATGGGTTCAGAGAAACGGCTGGTGGACAGATGAGGAGGAAACTGAGCTTCGTGGAAGCATAAGGAAGCAG GTAATGAATGCAATTCAAGTGGCtgataaaacagaaaaaccttctcttaaagaattatttaccGATGTCTATGACCGTCTCCCATTGAATCTCCACGAGCAAGAGAAATCACTCAGAGAAACCATCAAGAGACATGAGCAGGATTTCCCAGCTGATGTTCCCCTGTAG
- the LOC105180006 gene encoding 2-oxoisovalerate dehydrogenase subunit alpha 2, mitochondrial isoform X2 — protein sequence MHLLVFKICCSSVFPSLKIHPLSLFFLNSEQQTIPTLISNMNLLANILKQPIRKSVLIHHRSCRLTLFAKLPESLQLPAVNDTLFCFSLSTTAHTLLSQHAPLFDLQEQDAHNVNVQSIDFPGGRVTFTPQIKFISESTDKRVPCYRVLDDDGYPFAGSRSEQVDKETALKMYKSMVTLQIMDHIFYEAQRQGRISFYMTSMGEEAINIATAAALSPDDIILPQYREPGILLWRGFTIEEFANQLFGTKNDAGKGRQMPVHYGSKKHNFVTVSSPIATQLPQAAGIAYSLKMDNKEACAVAFTGDGGTSEGDFHAGLNFAAVMEAPVLFICRNNGWAISTPISDQFRSDGVVVKGQAYGIRSIRIDGNDTLAVYSAIRAAREMVIREQKPILVEALTYRVGHHSTSDDSTKYRPLNEIEYWKTARNPLGRYRKWVQRNGWWTDEEETELRGSIRKQVMNAIQVADKTEKPSLKELFTDVYDRLPLNLHEQEKSLRETIKRHEQDFPADVPL from the exons ATGCATTTACTCGTGTTCAAAATTTGCTGCTCCTCTGTCTTTCCCTCCTTAAAAATccatcctctctctctcttcttccttAATTCTGAGCAACAAACAATCCCCACACTCATTTCCAACATGAATTTGCTCGCCAACATCCTCAAACAACCAATCCGCAAATCTGTGTTGATTCATCATAGGAGCTGCAGGCTGACATTGTTTGCCAAACTCCCTGAATCCCTTCAGCTACCTGCAGTCAATGACACTCTTTTCTGCTTTTCCCTCTCCACAACAGCACACACATTGTTGTCACAACATGCTCCTTTATTTGACCTTCAGGAACAAGATGCTCACAATGTTAATGTTCAG TCCATTGATTTTCCTGGTGGAAGGGTCACATTTACTCCTCAAATAAAGTTCATTTCGGAGTCCACTGACAAAAGAGTTCCTTGCTATCGCGTtcttgatgatgatggttATCCCTTTGCAGGCAGCAGATCTGAGCAG GTGGACAAAGAAACAGCATTGAAGATGTACAAAAGCATGGTGACCCTTCAGATAATGGATCATATTTTCTATGAAGCTCAAAGACAAGGGAGGATATCGTTTTACATGACCTCAATGGGAGAAGAGGCCATCAATATTGCCACTGCTGCTGCACTCTCACCAGATGACATTATATTGCCTCAG TATCGGGAGCCTGGGATACTCTTGTGGCGTGGGTTCACGATTGAAGAATTTGCCAACCAATTGTTTGGAACGAAAAATGATGCTGGTAAAGGCAGGCAAATGCCTGTGCATTATGGTTCTAAGAAACATAATTTCGTCACTGTTTCATCACCTATTGC AACGCAGCTGCCTCAGGCTGCTGGCATTGCTTACTCTCTTAAGATGGATAACAAGGAGGCATGTGCAGTCGCTTTCACGGGAGATGGAGGCACGAGTGAG GGAGATTTCCATGCTGGCTTGAATTTTGCAGCAGTTATGGAAGCTCCTGTTTTGTTCATTTGCCGCAACAATGGATGGGCCATAAGCACCCCAATATCAGACCAGTTCAGAA GTGATGGTGTCGTTGTTAAGGGCCAAGCATATGGAATCCGTAGTATACGGATAGATGGAAATGATACTCTTGCTGTTTATAGTGCAATTCGTGCAGCTCGAGAAATGGTCATACGCGAGCAGAAGCCGATACTAGTTGAG GCCCTAACGTATCGAGTAGGTCACCACTCAACATCAGATGATTCCACCAAATACCGACCACTGAATGAGATTGAATACTGGAAAACAGCTCGAAACCCATTGGGCCGATACAGAAAATGGGTTCAGAGAAACGGCTGGTGGACAGATGAGGAGGAAACTGAGCTTCGTGGAAGCATAAGGAAGCAG GTAATGAATGCAATTCAAGTGGCtgataaaacagaaaaaccttctcttaaagaattatttaccGATGTCTATGACCGTCTCCCATTGAATCTCCACGAGCAAGAGAAATCACTCAGAGAAACCATCAAGAGACATGAGCAGGATTTCCCAGCTGATGTTCCCCTGTAG